A stretch of the Thermosinus carboxydivorans Nor1 genome encodes the following:
- the argF gene encoding ornithine carbamoyltransferase — MVMKGKDLLSVHDLSQAEINRIFDLAKTLKSKQQQGEEHHLLKGKTLAMIFQKASTRTRVSFEVGMWQLGGKALFLNANDLQIGRGEPVKDTARVLSRYVDGIMIRTFAHDEVVELARYATVPVINGLTDLYHPCQALTDIFTVWEFKGDLQGRKLAYIGDGNNMANALLHACAKVGMHMTVATPPGYEPPAAVLAEAADDALVTGSRLEIVSDPFAAAYDADVLYTDVWASMGQEKEQAARRAAFAGYQVNGELLKVAKPDAIVMHCLPAHRGEEITDEVMEGSQSVVFDQAENRLHVQKAILALLMGD; from the coding sequence ATGGTCATGAAGGGGAAAGATTTACTGTCTGTTCATGATTTGTCCCAGGCTGAAATAAACCGGATTTTTGACCTGGCAAAAACCCTTAAAAGCAAACAGCAGCAAGGTGAAGAACATCATCTGCTTAAGGGTAAAACGCTCGCAATGATTTTCCAAAAAGCGTCTACCCGGACCAGGGTGTCATTTGAGGTAGGGATGTGGCAACTTGGCGGCAAAGCCTTGTTCTTAAACGCCAACGATTTGCAGATTGGCCGTGGCGAGCCGGTGAAAGACACAGCCCGGGTTTTGTCCCGGTATGTGGACGGCATCATGATTCGCACCTTTGCCCACGACGAGGTAGTGGAACTGGCTCGTTACGCCACCGTCCCCGTCATCAACGGCCTGACCGACCTTTACCATCCCTGCCAGGCCCTGACCGATATTTTCACTGTTTGGGAGTTTAAAGGCGATCTGCAAGGCAGAAAACTGGCCTATATTGGTGATGGGAACAATATGGCTAACGCGCTCCTGCATGCTTGCGCCAAAGTGGGCATGCACATGACTGTTGCCACACCGCCTGGCTATGAGCCGCCGGCCGCCGTACTGGCCGAAGCGGCCGACGATGCTCTGGTTACCGGCAGTCGGCTGGAGATTGTGTCTGATCCCTTTGCCGCGGCCTATGATGCAGACGTACTGTATACCGACGTATGGGCCAGCATGGGGCAGGAAAAGGAACAGGCCGCGCGGCGGGCCGCTTTTGCCGGTTATCAGGTAAACGGCGAACTATTGAAGGTGGCCAAACCGGACGCGATTGTCATGCACTGTTTGCCGGCTCACCGGGGTGAAGAAATTACCGATGAAGTAATGGAAGGATCGCAATCGGTAGTTTTTGACCAGGCAGAGAACCGGCTTCATGTGCAAAAAGCGATTTTGGCGTTGTTGATGGGAGATTAG
- the argC gene encoding N-acetyl-gamma-glutamyl-phosphate reductase, with amino-acid sequence MKVSIIGATGYTGEELLRILANHPAAEIKYLTSESQTGTEVDSIYPHLNRFYNQALVSMADLDKIVAASDVLFIALPHGHAMEIGKKVSGQGVKVIDLGSDYRFKDITVYEKWYKIPHVHPDAKAVYGLTELYRDAVRTADIVGNPGCYTTASILALAPLVKNKLIDLTSIVVDAKSGISGAGRGLNLTHHLPEAFENVKAYNIAGHRHTPEIEQALSELAGSQVLISFTPHLIPMSRGILSTCYARLLDGVTANMVDEAFHDLYGQEYFIRLLGRGGYPATKNTRGSNFCDLGWHIDTRTGRVIAVAAIDNLVKGAAGQAVQNMNVMFGFEEQTGLTQAPLYP; translated from the coding sequence ATGAAGGTCAGTATTATTGGGGCAACCGGTTATACCGGTGAAGAACTGCTACGAATTTTGGCCAACCATCCGGCGGCCGAAATTAAATACCTTACCTCAGAAAGTCAGACAGGGACGGAGGTAGACAGCATATATCCCCATTTAAACCGCTTTTATAACCAGGCACTGGTAAGTATGGCCGACTTGGATAAAATTGTCGCCGCAAGCGATGTTTTATTTATCGCCCTGCCTCATGGCCATGCCATGGAGATAGGGAAGAAGGTAAGCGGCCAGGGCGTCAAAGTGATTGATTTAGGCTCTGACTATCGATTTAAAGATATAACCGTTTATGAGAAATGGTATAAAATACCCCACGTTCATCCCGATGCCAAAGCCGTATATGGCCTGACAGAACTGTATCGCGACGCGGTGCGTACGGCCGATATAGTCGGTAATCCCGGCTGCTACACGACGGCCAGCATCTTAGCTTTGGCGCCGCTTGTTAAAAATAAGCTGATTGACCTGACCTCCATTGTTGTTGATGCCAAATCCGGCATATCGGGAGCAGGTCGGGGGTTAAATTTAACCCACCATCTACCGGAGGCATTTGAAAATGTTAAGGCTTATAACATTGCTGGTCATCGCCATACGCCGGAAATCGAACAGGCTTTGTCTGAATTAGCCGGCAGCCAGGTGTTAATCAGTTTTACGCCCCATCTTATTCCTATGTCACGGGGAATACTAAGCACCTGCTATGCCCGCCTCCTTGACGGGGTAACGGCTAACATGGTTGACGAGGCGTTCCATGACTTATACGGGCAGGAGTACTTCATCCGCCTATTGGGCCGGGGTGGTTATCCGGCCACCAAGAATACCCGGGGCTCGAATTTCTGCGACCTTGGTTGGCATATCGATACCCGCACCGGCCGGGTTATCGCGGTAGCGGCTATTGACAACCTGGTCAAAGGTGCGGCCGGTCAGGCCGTTCAAAACATGAATGTCATGTTTGGGTTTGAGGAGCAAACCGGCCTGACCCAGGCGCCGCTTTATCCATAG
- the amrS gene encoding AmmeMemoRadiSam system radical SAM enzyme, with product MREALYYEAHPSGVACRLCPKQCIIPAGRTGFCRVRKNIGGKLYTANYACVSSYALDPIEKKPLYHFYPGSMIFSIGTWGCNFACQFCQNWEIAQATPATLELAPEKTVAMAVRAGHGNIGIAYTYSEPSVWYEYIFDTAQAARAAGLKNVLVTNGFINPEPLRRLLPYIDAMNIDVKAFNSEFYHRVCTGELAHVKRTVELAAASCHVEITTLIVPGLNDQEEELAELAKWLGGISKDIPLHFSRYFPRYKMTAPPTPLTTLRRAYELARQYLHYVYLGNIGDSGINTHCPVCGKLVIDRQQRDSHLTSDKKCPQCGSMIAIIGEFFF from the coding sequence ATGCGGGAAGCGCTGTATTATGAAGCTCATCCCAGCGGCGTCGCCTGCCGGTTGTGCCCGAAGCAGTGCATTATACCCGCCGGACGGACCGGCTTTTGCCGTGTAAGGAAAAATATTGGCGGCAAACTGTATACTGCCAATTACGCATGCGTTTCGTCATATGCCTTAGATCCAATTGAAAAAAAGCCGCTTTATCACTTCTATCCGGGCAGTATGATTTTTTCCATCGGTACCTGGGGTTGCAACTTTGCCTGCCAATTTTGCCAGAACTGGGAAATTGCGCAAGCAACTCCTGCGACACTCGAACTGGCGCCGGAGAAAACGGTGGCCATGGCCGTGCGGGCTGGACACGGCAATATCGGTATTGCTTATACTTACTCCGAGCCCAGCGTGTGGTATGAATATATTTTCGATACCGCTCAGGCGGCGCGTGCGGCAGGGCTCAAAAATGTATTGGTAACCAACGGCTTTATCAATCCTGAACCCCTACGCCGCCTTTTACCCTATATTGATGCCATGAACATTGATGTGAAAGCCTTTAACAGTGAGTTTTACCACCGAGTATGCACCGGGGAATTGGCCCATGTAAAACGCACGGTAGAATTGGCCGCTGCGTCCTGTCATGTGGAGATTACAACGCTCATTGTTCCGGGACTTAATGACCAGGAGGAAGAACTGGCCGAATTGGCCAAGTGGCTGGGGGGTATCAGTAAAGATATACCGCTGCACTTTTCCCGTTACTTTCCCCGGTATAAAATGACGGCGCCGCCAACGCCGCTGACGACTCTCCGGCGCGCCTATGAACTGGCCAGGCAGTATTTGCATTATGTCTATCTGGGGAATATCGGTGACAGCGGTATAAATACACACTGCCCTGTCTGCGGTAAGTTGGTGATTGACCGCCAGCAGCGGGATAGTCACCTTACATCCGATAAAAAGTGCCCCCAATGCGGGAGCATGATTGCCATTATTGGCGAGTTCTTCTTCTAG
- the amrB gene encoding AmmeMemoRadiSam system protein B encodes MHKLVGCALMPHPPIMVPEVGKGELARIKATVAAAEKAAQTLKDANPQTVVLISPHGPVFEDAASISIHPRMKGSLATFGAPDAVVAFETDGLLVRYILKKCERLGVNVVELTDDVAKMYRLSLQLDHGAVVPLYYLQKAGFKGQLVHLSMGMLPYEEMYTFGKAVQAAIGIVDKRVAVIASGDLSHRLTSDAPAGYSPYGAQFDQAVVAALKNMDVKALLNLDRGLIEEAGECGLRPIFFLMGVMGGLDMTADVLSYEGPFGVGYAVALFTPNESRGE; translated from the coding sequence ATGCATAAACTGGTTGGCTGCGCCCTTATGCCCCATCCGCCGATTATGGTGCCGGAAGTGGGTAAGGGGGAATTGGCCCGCATTAAAGCGACGGTGGCGGCGGCGGAAAAGGCGGCCCAAACGCTGAAAGATGCAAATCCGCAGACCGTGGTGCTAATTTCGCCGCACGGACCGGTCTTTGAAGATGCCGCCAGCATCAGTATTCATCCCCGAATGAAGGGAAGTCTGGCGACTTTTGGCGCGCCGGATGCGGTCGTCGCCTTTGAAACGGATGGCCTTTTAGTCCGTTACATCCTGAAAAAATGCGAACGCCTCGGCGTTAATGTGGTGGAGCTTACCGACGATGTGGCCAAGATGTACCGGCTCAGTCTACAGCTTGACCATGGCGCCGTTGTCCCGCTCTATTATTTGCAAAAAGCCGGGTTTAAAGGCCAGTTGGTCCATCTGTCAATGGGCATGTTGCCTTATGAGGAGATGTATACCTTCGGCAAAGCCGTGCAGGCGGCGATTGGCATAGTGGACAAGCGGGTAGCCGTCATTGCTTCCGGCGACTTGTCGCACCGGCTTACGTCCGATGCTCCGGCCGGGTACAGCCCGTACGGTGCCCAATTTGACCAGGCGGTGGTTGCAGCATTGAAAAATATGGATGTCAAAGCCCTGCTCAACCTTGACCGCGGCCTTATCGAAGAGGCCGGAGAATGCGGCCTGCGGCCTATCTTCTTTCTCATGGGCGTGATGGGGGGACTCGATATGACAGCCGACGTGCTGTCCTACGAGGGCCCGTTCGGGGTGGGCTACGCCGTAGCCTTGTTTACTCCTAATGAAAGCAGGGGGGAATAA
- the argJ gene encoding bifunctional glutamate N-acetyltransferase/amino-acid acetyltransferase ArgJ, whose protein sequence is MLKEINGGITAPKGFMAAGVKAGIKKSGKEDIALIYSKTPASVAAMFTTNAMAAAPVIVSRQAVKHGTARAIVVNSGCANACTGPQGLANARAMAELTATVLGVATHEVLVASTGIIGVQLPMDKIAAGIKQAAAELSETGHEKALQAIMTTDTFPKSCAYEFMLSGVPVRIAGMAKGAGMIHPNMATMLAFVTTDAAVAAPVLKNALSEAVNLSFNMISVDGDTSTNDMVSVLANGQAGAPVIDTVDSEEYRIFADALKAVCTNLAKQIVRDGEGATKFLEITVTGAETFSQAKQAAMAVAKSPLVKTAFFGEDPNWGRILCAVGYSGVPVKSEKTALAIGGISVVRSGMATSFDEQALRKVMSARDIAIEIDLGLGPAAATVWTCDFSYEYVKINGEYHT, encoded by the coding sequence ATGTTAAAAGAAATAAATGGAGGAATTACCGCCCCCAAGGGGTTCATGGCTGCCGGCGTAAAGGCGGGCATTAAAAAGAGCGGCAAAGAGGACATCGCCCTTATTTACAGCAAAACACCGGCTAGTGTTGCCGCCATGTTTACTACCAATGCCATGGCTGCCGCCCCGGTTATTGTGTCCCGCCAGGCGGTAAAGCACGGGACAGCCCGGGCGATTGTCGTCAACTCCGGCTGTGCCAATGCCTGCACCGGGCCGCAAGGGCTTGCCAATGCACGGGCAATGGCGGAGTTAACGGCAACGGTGCTGGGTGTAGCCACTCACGAGGTTTTGGTGGCGTCGACCGGTATCATCGGCGTTCAGCTGCCGATGGATAAAATAGCGGCCGGCATTAAACAGGCGGCGGCCGAGTTGTCAGAAACCGGCCATGAAAAAGCGTTGCAGGCCATTATGACGACAGATACTTTCCCTAAATCTTGTGCATATGAGTTTATGCTCAGCGGCGTACCGGTACGCATCGCCGGCATGGCGAAAGGGGCAGGCATGATCCATCCCAATATGGCGACCATGCTGGCCTTTGTTACAACCGATGCGGCAGTTGCCGCGCCTGTATTGAAAAACGCATTATCCGAGGCCGTAAATCTTTCCTTCAACATGATTTCGGTTGACGGTGACACCAGTACTAACGATATGGTGAGCGTGCTGGCCAACGGCCAGGCCGGCGCTCCGGTGATCGATACCGTTGATAGCGAGGAATATCGCATTTTTGCTGACGCGTTAAAGGCCGTCTGCACCAATTTAGCGAAACAAATCGTTCGCGACGGCGAAGGGGCGACCAAATTTCTCGAGATTACCGTAACCGGCGCTGAAACCTTTTCGCAAGCGAAACAGGCAGCGATGGCCGTAGCGAAATCGCCGCTGGTGAAAACGGCGTTTTTCGGGGAGGATCCCAACTGGGGCCGGATTCTGTGTGCTGTCGGCTATTCGGGGGTACCGGTAAAAAGCGAAAAAACAGCGCTGGCGATCGGCGGCATTTCCGTCGTTAGAAGCGGTATGGCGACCAGCTTTGACGAGCAGGCTTTAAGAAAAGTAATGAGCGCGCGGGATATTGCCATTGAAATTGACTTGGGTTTAGGTCCGGCGGCGGCCACGGTTTGGACTTGTGACTTTTCATACGAGTATGTAAAAATCAACGGCGAGTATCATACTTAA
- the argB gene encoding acetylglutamate kinase: MINSVEKAAVLIEALPYIQKFAGKTIVVKYGGNAMINEQLKAKVIQDIILMKAVGMRLVVVHGGGPEITAMLKQVGKQSTFVSGLRVTDAETMAIAEMVLVGKTNTEIVSLLNKYGAKAVGLNGKDASLIVAQKHLAKVYEGDEVKEVDIGFVGDVAQINPGILFTLLEQDYIPVIAPIGVGAGGESYNINADYVAGEIAGALAAEKLLLLTDVEGIYRDYHDKATFISTLTLAEAQTMIKQGAIDGGMIPKVEACLKALAGGARKTHIIDGRQPHSLLLEVFTDRGAGTEIVRG; encoded by the coding sequence ATGATCAATTCTGTGGAAAAAGCAGCGGTGCTTATCGAAGCACTGCCCTATATCCAAAAGTTTGCCGGCAAAACCATCGTCGTAAAATACGGTGGTAATGCCATGATTAATGAACAGTTGAAAGCTAAGGTTATCCAGGATATTATCCTGATGAAGGCCGTGGGTATGCGCCTGGTCGTCGTGCACGGCGGGGGACCGGAAATCACGGCGATGCTGAAACAGGTGGGCAAGCAGTCTACCTTTGTCAGCGGGCTCAGGGTAACAGACGCGGAGACAATGGCTATCGCGGAAATGGTCCTTGTTGGCAAAACCAATACCGAGATCGTCAGTCTATTAAACAAATATGGCGCCAAAGCGGTAGGATTAAACGGCAAGGATGCAAGTCTAATTGTGGCGCAAAAACATTTGGCCAAGGTCTATGAAGGAGACGAGGTCAAAGAAGTTGATATTGGCTTTGTTGGCGATGTAGCCCAAATTAATCCCGGTATCTTGTTTACCCTGCTGGAACAGGATTATATCCCGGTAATTGCCCCGATTGGCGTAGGTGCAGGCGGCGAAAGCTACAATATTAATGCCGATTACGTAGCCGGGGAAATTGCCGGCGCCCTGGCAGCCGAGAAATTGCTGTTGCTTACAGACGTTGAAGGGATTTACCGGGACTATCATGATAAAGCTACTTTTATTTCCACTCTTACCTTAGCCGAAGCGCAGACGATGATTAAGCAAGGAGCAATTGACGGCGGCATGATTCCCAAGGTGGAGGCCTGCCTTAAAGCACTGGCCGGAGGGGCGCGGAAAACGCACATTATTGATGGCCGGCAACCCCATTCCCTACTGCTGGAAGTTTTCACTGACAGGGGCGCCGGTACCGAAATTGTCAGAGGGTAA
- a CDS encoding acetylornithine transaminase, with protein sequence MSAVDKAEVQAIDKRHYMPVFSRYDVVLSHGDGPYVFDTEGKKYLDFLAGIAVNVLGHAHPALVAAITTQAGKLIHCTNLYYTEEQAKLVQTLAQLSGLDKVFLANSGAEANEGAIKLARKYAKQLNADRVEIITAENSFHGRTLATLTATAQPKYQHGYEPLPPGFKYVPYNDLAALKRAMSDKTCAVMVEPIQGEGGINIPDDGYLQGVRELCDACGALLIFDEIQTGMGRTGKMFAYQHTDVKPDILTIAKGLGGGVPIGAILATDKVASAFGPGDHGSTFGGNPLACAAANAVLAVITAEDLPGNAERIGRYMLGELAKLQAKYPTVIKEVRGKGLMIGVKLNQPGREIVNRCLEHGALINCTAGDVLRFVPPLIINEKHVDEMIGILDKVIDNL encoded by the coding sequence GTGAGCGCTGTGGATAAAGCCGAAGTGCAAGCTATTGATAAACGGCATTATATGCCGGTGTTTAGTCGTTATGATGTGGTGTTGTCCCATGGTGACGGGCCGTATGTGTTTGATACCGAGGGGAAAAAATACCTGGACTTTTTGGCCGGTATTGCGGTGAACGTGCTAGGGCATGCCCACCCGGCGTTAGTGGCCGCCATTACGACTCAGGCCGGCAAACTTATTCATTGCACAAATCTCTATTATACGGAAGAACAGGCAAAGCTTGTCCAAACCTTGGCCCAGCTTAGCGGCCTGGATAAGGTCTTCTTGGCCAATAGCGGCGCGGAAGCCAACGAAGGAGCGATCAAGCTGGCCCGTAAATATGCCAAACAGTTAAACGCTGACCGGGTAGAAATTATCACTGCCGAAAATTCTTTCCATGGCCGCACGCTGGCTACCTTGACGGCGACGGCCCAGCCTAAATACCAGCATGGCTATGAGCCGCTGCCGCCAGGGTTTAAATACGTGCCGTACAATGACTTGGCGGCGCTAAAGCGCGCCATGTCCGACAAGACGTGTGCCGTCATGGTGGAACCAATTCAGGGTGAGGGTGGTATTAACATCCCTGATGACGGTTACTTGCAAGGGGTACGCGAATTGTGCGATGCTTGCGGTGCCCTACTGATTTTTGACGAAATTCAAACCGGGATGGGCCGTACCGGTAAAATGTTTGCCTACCAGCATACAGATGTTAAACCCGACATTCTCACCATCGCCAAAGGATTAGGCGGCGGCGTGCCAATCGGCGCGATATTGGCGACCGACAAAGTGGCTTCAGCGTTCGGCCCCGGCGATCATGGTTCGACTTTTGGCGGCAATCCGCTCGCCTGCGCCGCTGCTAATGCCGTGTTAGCCGTTATTACGGCGGAAGACTTGCCAGGCAATGCAGAGCGGATAGGCCGGTATATGCTGGGCGAGCTGGCTAAATTGCAGGCTAAATACCCGACCGTCATCAAAGAGGTACGCGGCAAAGGCTTGATGATTGGCGTAAAGTTAAATCAACCTGGCCGCGAAATTGTTAACCGGTGCTTGGAACATGGCGCGTTAATTAACTGCACGGCCGGCGATGTGCTCCGGTTTGTTCCGCCGCTGATCATTAATGAGAAGCATGTTGATGAAATGATTGGCATTTTGGATAAAGTAATTGACAATTTATAG
- the amrA gene encoding AmmeMemoRadiSam system protein A, whose protein sequence is MPEESAPVALARKSLEYYLQHGRPMPEPADMPAELRGQAGVFVSLKKRGELRGCIGTFVPTQPTIAAEIIQNAISAGTGDPRFWPVELDELPELDISVDILSEPERVDSLAELDPHKYGVIVRRGRRSGLLLPMLEGVDTVEEQVAIAMQKAGIKPGEEIELYRFTVTRYK, encoded by the coding sequence ATGCCGGAAGAAAGTGCGCCGGTAGCACTGGCGCGAAAGAGTTTGGAATACTATCTGCAGCATGGGCGCCCAATGCCTGAACCGGCCGACATGCCAGCTGAGCTGCGCGGTCAGGCGGGCGTCTTCGTGTCGCTAAAAAAGCGGGGCGAGCTGCGTGGCTGCATTGGTACTTTTGTTCCGACGCAGCCTACCATTGCCGCCGAAATTATTCAAAATGCCATCAGTGCCGGAACGGGTGACCCCCGGTTCTGGCCGGTTGAGCTTGACGAACTGCCCGAGCTTGATATTTCGGTCGATATTTTGTCAGAGCCGGAACGGGTGGACAGTTTGGCTGAGTTAGACCCGCACAAATATGGCGTAATTGTCCGGCGGGGACGTCGCAGCGGCCTATTGCTGCCGATGCTGGAAGGGGTCGATACGGTGGAAGAACAAGTGGCCATTGCCATGCAAAAAGCAGGGATTAAGCCGGGCGAAGAAATCGAGCTCTACCGGTTTACCGTAACCCGGTACAAGTAG